The genome window agaaaaaaagtattatttaaatgtttaataattttacagtgtttttgcctgcagttttaaatacattgagaagtgtttcaaatatatttctatataactctggaaattattaaatattggCATGTTAAGTTTATGTTAGATAAGCATTAATAGAGGCTCATATCGTTACACATCAGTTAGTtcaaaaaagagaacatttgaAAGGCTTCTGATACAGCCATCTCATGGAAATCAATCACATACTTGTGAAATGTACAATCTGATGGAACCCATCAATGACACTGAAATACCTTCCATTGCTAAAGCTTACAGCAGTAAATTGGCAGCACACAACATTTATCACTCAAAATCACATCAGCTCAAATACATCTTCCATTAATATCTGAGTTGAAATAACACTTCATCCCCTTGATTCACCCATGTGTCCATCCAGAATTTCAAAttctcaaatgaaaaaaattgacgTTTAACTTTTCAGAAAAtctgttatttcttttaatCTGCATAACATAAAATGTCCACTCATAAAAAGAGGCCGCAATATTTTCCAATGATTCAGTTTTTTAGCCTGCATTGTTGCTGTAGTGAGTGTGGGCAGGAAGCCAATTGTATGCCCTGGGCCTACTCCAACTTCTCATCTCCCTCCTCCACATCCTTCAAACTGAGCACCTCTAAAGTCCCCTTTCCCTTTGTCTCACAACGGATCAGCTCGTCAATTTCCCGGAAGCAGCCAGGGTCTATGAGGCACACCTGCAGGGGAACAAGAGCAGGGCATGAGCATTTGACTACAAAAGTAGAGAGAAAATCATGGTACAGTTCGTGGATCCTCACCATCTCCAGCTGCTCATCAAAATCCTCACTTTCCACTACTTTCAGCAAGGGCTTCAGTTTTTCCTTCAGCCTCTTGCCCTCCTTGGCAGGTAGGATGAAGCGAAGTCTCATGTGAGCCCTCTGAATCTGCATGGTCTCTTTCAGTTGTCTGATTACTTCTAAAGCCTGCCAGGAAATGTTTCACTGTCAAACCAATAGTGCCTGACTATTATCTTTTAATAAGTAAGCCATTTTAGGAAAACTTAGCAGTATATTTGACTGTAAATAATATTccaagaaaatgagaaattttaaTACTCTTAGAGAAATATATGCAAGATAAAAATGGTAGGAAGAGGTGGGACACATACCCCTCCACACTTTCAGAAAGACTTAACTTCTCCCACAAGTGTTTGTCCCACATTTGATGTGATAGCTACTCCCACACAGTACCGCACGTTTGAAGCAATGCATAATACCACAAACCTGCTGTTTCGTGCTTTTGTTGGCTTTGACTGAGTAGTGGATGTCCTTCATGGCTCGCTCTATGAGACTGACTGTGTAGGGCCGCTTAGTCTCCGGGTTGACGCACTTCTCTGCTACGATGGTGGCTATGTCCCTGAACATCTGCTCCAGCTGAGTCTGTCGCTCCTTATCTGACACTTGCAGCTCTCCTTTTGCTAAAATCTGAGTACGTGAAGGACAGTTATTCAtgtgatatttttctttgttcacaTTTCCCACACAGGCCTGGCCCCAGCCTAACACTTAGATTTTAGGTAAaggaaacacacatttacatttgtttagcagatgctttttctccaaagtgatgtacatctcagaagaaAGTACAAAAAGTAGCAAAGATCTTGAGTACAAACAAGTACCAGTTttgtaaaaagtacaaaaataatacattacatcAAAAAGGAGAGAACTGGACAGAGagatgattcttgagtacagtcaatttgtcacataccaccatatggACCAGTGTACAGAGAGAAAATTAATGATGAAGCAGATGTTTTGTCTTTGGTCTGACTGAATCATGTTGTGCATGATATGGGACTGCTGTTATCTAGCCAAGGGTGCTGTCCCTTGGCACCTCTGTTCTTCATATCTCTGTTACCTGCAAGTTGTCTCAAATAAACTGTTTCAGCACTCACCACTGGTACTCTTTAAAATGTACACCCATCACTGGTGCTCTATTTTGGTAATTTTCCACTTATGAATATTCATCTACCCTCCTTTatagcataacacacacacagacacaccgaTAAGTTGCATTGTTTTAGGGAGCTTCTCTTTGCAGTTGCCTACCTGCATGCTGTTTGTACAGATACTTCGAAGAAATAAAGGCCTTGATATATCAAACTGTGTGTCGATTCAAACCAAATTCCACAACAGTGTAttacaattacagtaaaatgtgtccatttcagtgtaaataaagATCATACAAGCTTCTGTTGCATAACAAgtttaatttgttcctgaaaatctttttcttaatgtgaaTTCTCTTAAAGTCTTAACAATAAAGTAccctgaaaaaaaacataacacatTCTGAGCCACACAAGGGTTCAACCATTTTTCACTAAAACATGCAGAAGTCCTGCGTTATCCTTTAATACATAcaaaatctaattaaaatgctgtttcaAATGTCAGAACTattctggacacctttaaatccagacttaagGCCCGTTGCTCAAACTCGCTTATACATAACACATTTATGTTCTCCATTTTTCCGATTCCCCTTCCCATTCATCATTTGCCTtaccattttcctttttttctgttgttcttgggCAGCAGAATGGTACAGCAGGCTCCCTTGCaatggtttcctcccacaatttaAAGACATTCACTTCAggtaaactacacacacacacacacacacacacacacacacacacacacacacacacacacacacactttctgaaccgcttgtcccatacggggttacggggaactggagcctaacctggcaactcagggcctaaggctggagggggaggggacacacccaggacgggacgccagtccgtcgcaaggcaccccaagtgggactcgaaccctagacccaccggagagcaggacccagtccaacgcactgcgccaccgtgcccccttcaggtaaactagtgactctaaattatcTGTAATGTATGACTGTTGCAGTGATTGTTCTGCTTTAGAGTTGTAacccatatttttttcttctttgttgtaaagcactttgagaagctgcttttaaatgaactacataaaataattattccaCATCATTTTAACCTGTTCCCCTAATGCACGGTTGCTGAAATAATACACTACCTAAGCAGACAATTCTAACAATGTAGTTACTGTAATCACTTAAAACAGTCATAACCTATTTGTGAAGTGTCATCATATGTCAATCGCAGCATCAGTCGTAACAGCCTCTTTTGAAGTATCATTTAAAATTCACAAAGAGTAAATTACATCACACTAAAGTCACTATTATTGATATTACAGAATTCTATGTGTATTGTGTACAACTTTTAAACTGATATGCAACACTTTCCTTTTCGTTTTCAACTTTTagcattttttgtaaaactgctATTAGATGTCATAATTATTACTGATGACAAAAAGTTATGAGACTTCTTAAATATGTTTGCAACTGGGCTAGGGATAAAAGAGACCTGCAATGTGCAGAAAAAGTCACAAAACGCATGGGAGTAAGGTGCTCGTCATGTCACAAAGGCTCATATTGTGACATCTGTGTTTTTGTAGGACATTTTTCCTAGGTGTGCAATGTGCGCATTTTAGGGCACAAATTAGATGTGCTTCTATGCCTGATTTCTCATAAAAGGTGGGTTTTTTTATAAGAGGGAAGCCTGCATTTAGGAGTAGAATTGATACACTGAGACAACAGCATACATTATAAAAAATACTCACCTGTTTACATATTTCTGTCAAGTCTTCAGTTCCAAAGGCTTTTGACAAATCTTCCTTTTTTGCCACCTGACCCTTGGATACATTTATGAAGACTGTGTTGGTCTGCAAGACTTCATCAAGATCTTTCTCTCTaaacaagaaatgaaaaatgcattagtTCTTTGCGCATCTGCAAAACGTCCTCTTACACATTATATGATATATGACACACTGTAtgataaaatatattacatttattcacttagctgacacttttatccagcaACTTATGGTGTTaatttacttacaattatttactcatttataaagctgtatatttttactagaacaattaaTCTAAGCAGGTGGGATTCCAATGGTTTAAAtatacagcagctctaaccactactatgctacctgctgaaccccctccccccaacacaTATAGACTATAACTTTGTTAAagataattaattatatataaataataataataatttaagtCTAACTCTGCTGATCTGAGATAATATAATAAGACTATTTAAATTGATCTAAACAAGCTACTGCCGATTGTAGAGTAGGAAAACGTAGAATTTTGTTCCAGTAGTAGTAGCATAATTATCTCAATTTATTTAGGCACGTATGTACCTACTTGCTGAGTGTTAACAACAGAGAAAAATGACATATAAATCAACTTGAGTGACCACATGATACAAGACAAGTAGATAGATAGTACTCACGCTCCTGATCTCCAGCtcattactttatttttgtagCAGGCGATTTCAaatcttttccctccttttttcattCTCACGACCGCCACATTCGTGAGCCGAATTTGGTTTGTTGGTGTGAATATAGACATTTTtaaagtgtatatataaaactaacaaattattaacaaatgaaGTGCCCCAAAATCTCTACGCCACTATGGTGTCCGGCGTCGAGCGTGCAGTGTGTCACACTTTCCTTCCGGAATGCAAGCGAGCACTGCTTACAAGCGTTCCACATCCGAGTCTCTAACGATGGATGTGTTTTGTGTCACACATTGATTCCggagtaaaaacaaacacagccacaaACGTTCCACACGCGAGTTCTTACATTACAACTATCAAATCAGGTACATATTGTTGGATCATAACGTTTTTCGCCATTTAAATCAAATTCGCACACTattgtgtgctgtgtgtcactcCGGTGAGAAGAGCGCACTATAAAAAACAAATGGACCTGAACTGTGTTTAGTAACATAAGATCACTCACACTGGCTGAAGTCTTCAGTGAAgacacttgtcccaaacagggtcgcggcgagccgaagcctaacccgacaacacagggcgcgtaaggctggagggggaagggacacacccaggacgggacgccagtccatcgcaaggcaccccaagcatgactcgaaccccagacccaccagagagcaggacccacccaaacccgctgcgccaccgcgccccccgtttTATATGGATTAAGtaagtaataaaaatgtgaaaacatagCCTCAACTGCAcgtaaataataatgtaacctaccgatattattattttatatacttaTTTTTTCTAGAACTATGGACTGTTTTTATTGTAGCAAAATCACTACACAATCTTTATGAGACTTATGAtggcaaagaaaaatacattgtgcGTTCTTAAAGGAGCACTGATGATTTACGAGCGCTGGATGTGTTTTCCCATCATGCACCGCTCCCCGAGTCGACATGGCTGCGTCCGGCTGACGAGATCAGAAGTTATCTGCTCTGCcgctgttcatttttttttttttttttaattgttattctTTTCGTttcatattatttaataaaCGATTTGGAATATTGCACGGCACCCCCGAAAATGTTTCTTCTGGTGACTTTACAGCTGCTGGCTGCAAGTTTACACGCCTTTGCGGCCGACACAGACGGTAAGTCAGTCCAGTTATCGGAGTGGGCGAtcggatggatggataacaCGTTTGCCAGCGGAAACCTTTCCACATAAGTTACTTTTCCATGAATTCATGCTGAACAGTTATTGTAGACAAGTATTTTCGATGGAAACGTCGTATTTTGCTGTTCACACCTTGTGACAAATTGTGACAATCTAATATGCTGCAGCATGATCTAGGAAAGCAGGCTCGCTCTCGTTCGACGTCACGACGGGTGTGCTCACGCGCTTCGCTCGTGCCACACAGGTGTGTCCGAGGAGGGCTGGAGCAGCTCAGACTACCTGCTGTGGATGTGGCAGAGCAGATGGTACGGGTACTGCGCCGGAGCGCTGCTCTTCGCTCTGTGGCTCACTGTGAACACGGCCAGGGAGAAGGTAGGACTTGGATCTGCTCGGTTCACCAAGAGCAAATGGCAGTAAACCCACGTGTTTCTTCTGTGAAGtacattactttaaaataatgtaaaatccTCCAGTTGTTGTTTAGCTGATGGTGCCTCTGTCAGACTAAGGTGATTTGCAATGTTGGGTTATACAGAGGAAAAGTTCTTACAAAGCCACGTGATTGAAGGAACTTAATTTTCTCCTGGTAGTTTGGATTTTCAGCCAGGCTGTGTAAATAGTTCAATATTTGTATGTAACTCAGAATACTATAGTTCATTTTGCTCTTGTCTTCCACAaaggcatgagctaaatgaatgtgttcatGTCTACATCACGTCAATCAGATGTTGAAAATTTGGAAATGTGTTACAGTTAACACAAGATGTATTATGCTTATCTGCTTTCTGTAAAACTGTTTGCTTAGACGTATTTTACATTAATCAAGAAATTAAGTTGATTTATTGCCAATattgaacattttctttttctgtatttctgattAGAAGAACGCTGTCCAACTTGCCAACTCCACGCAACATAAAATTGTTAAAGCAAATGGATATTTGGTTGAAAAGGAGCAGAAGATATATGTGTCAGGGGTGAAGATATTTTTTGGATCACAGA of Scleropages formosus chromosome 10, fSclFor1.1, whole genome shotgun sequence contains these proteins:
- the sbds gene encoding ribosome maturation protein SBDS, yielding MSIFTPTNQIRLTNVAVVRMKKGGKRFEIACYKNKVMSWRSGAEKDLDEVLQTNTVFINVSKGQVAKKEDLSKAFGTEDLTEICKQILAKGELQVSDKERQTQLEQMFRDIATIVAEKCVNPETKRPYTVSLIERAMKDIHYSVKANKSTKQQALEVIRQLKETMQIQRAHMRLRFILPAKEGKRLKEKLKPLLKVVESEDFDEQLEMVCLIDPGCFREIDELIRCETKGKGTLEVLSLKDVEEGDEKLE